Below is a window of Candidatus Hydrogenedens sp. DNA.
TATCCGCAATAACACAGTTGATGAAGTTATATGTGTACAAATTGATAATACAGAAGAGCAAAAACAAAGAAAAGAACGAGAAAAATTCCTTGCCCAAACAGAGCATGTTCACAGATTAGAAAGTATTGGTATTTTAGCAGGGGGTATTGCCCATGAATTTAATAATATTTTAATGGGGATTATGGGCCATGCTGAGTTAGCATTAATGTATGGTGAGCAATTACCAAAACGTGTCCAAGATAACCTTGAACAGATACGTAGAGCCACTGAACGTGCAGCAAAATTAACTAAACAATTACTTACTTATGCTGGTAAAGAAAAAGAGATTATTCAAATCTTTGACTTCAACGACATTGCAAATAATGCAATTGAACTGTTCTGTAAATCTGTACCTAAAAATGTAAGGATATTACAACAAATACGTCCAAATCTTCCCTTGATTGAAGGTGATACTGCCCAGATTCAGCAAGCAATAACACATATTCTGGTAAATGCATTAGAAGCATTAAAACCTGATGGTGGCGAAATTATTATTGAGACGGGTAAAAAATATTTAAATGAAACAGATTTAAGACAATTCAAGTGCTCTGATAGAGCCAATCCAGGTGAATATGCATTTATTTCCATAACGGACAATGGAATTGGAATAAAAAGGGAAGATATAGAGAGAATATTTGAACCGTTTTTTTCAACAAAATTTTTAGGACGAGGCTTAGGCTTAGCATCAGTATCTGGAGTTATAAGAACACATAAAGGGGCAATAGACATTAAAAGTACCGAAGGGGGAGGCTCTATATTCACTCTATATTTTCCTGCTTATACAACGCAAAATATCAAAACTGTAACTGTAAAACCGACTATTTTAGTCGTTGACGATGAAGAGGAATTGCAAAAATTTTTCAAAATCATACTACAGAAGGAAAATTATAACGTGATCTGTGCCTTAAATGGCTATGAAGCCATAGACAAAGTAAATGCTTTTCATGAACAAATTAAATGTATTATTTTAGATATAAAAATGCCAGGAATTGATGGTTTTGAAACACTACGACAGATTCGACAAATTCTTCCTAATGTTCCTGTATTAGTATCTACAGGTTACTCTGATTATAATATTGACCATTTAGATGCAGACCTAAAAATCAATGATTTTCTAATGAAGCCTTTTAGAGCAAAAGACATCATAGAAAAAATTAAGAAAATAATCTGACCAAATATCAAGTAAAAGCTATTTAATATCCCTGATAATTCTATTTTATTTAATAATCTTGTTCTACTACTTTTTATGATTGAGTTGAGAAAACTTTTTCCTTAGATTTAATTATCCGTGTTAAAAATGTATTCGTAGGGCAGGTAATTCCAACTATTTCCCCTAATTTACATATAGCTCCATTTAAGGCGTCGATTTCGGTCTTTCGTCCTTGCCTTAGATCTTCACGCATACTTGCATAATGTTCTGCTGTTGGTGGAATAAGTTTATAAAATAAATGTTGCACGTACGCCTCCCATGTTGGAATTATCATAGGTATTTTTTTAGCACTTGCAACCGCATATATTTCATAAATGACCTCTTTCATCATTGTTTGCGTTTCTTCCGCGTCAAGAAGTTTTCCATACGGGACATCTAAGATAGCAGAGAGAGGATTTAGAGCAGAATTATAAGCAACCTTACCCCATATTAACCCTTCGATATTATCTGAATAGATTGTAGGTATTCCCGATTTATCCATTTGCTCCGCTATATTTTTAACCACTGCCTCCTCTGGACCTCCCTTAAACCTACCTAATGCTGTTGGTTCTGCAATAACAGTAACATGAACAAATCCTGGTTTTAATATTCGACTACCGAAAATAACCCTTGCTGGTATCGTTCTTTCCATACCTACATATTGGGCTATTGTTTCTACATTACCAAGTCCGTTTTGATACGAACAGACAAATGTCTCAGATCCCAAGATTGGCAGTATACTCTTTACCGCTTCCTCAGTATCATAAGACTTAACAGCAATAATAATTAGGTCAAACAATCCTTTCCATTCCGCCAAAACGGTAGTACTGGTTGCTAAACCTAAAATATGATGGTTTCCCCAGATTCCAGAAATATACAAGCCCTCCCTTTGAATAGGCTCCATCAATTCTTGTCTTCCTAACAACGTTACATTATGTCCACTTTTCTTTAAGAATCCACCAACAACACATCCTAATGCACCTGCACCAACGATTAATACATGCATCCATTTTACTCCTTCTCACAATCCAATATTAATTATGACCTTTCCAAATTTTATCAATAGTGTTTATTATCTCATTTATGGTGCAAGGTTTGCGAAGACAAGCAACAATTATATCCTTATACTCTTTTGGTATTCCTTCCTCTGGAGAGTCACTGCACACAATTACAGGGATTTTCTTCATTTTTTTTCGTATATATTCCAATAATTTTTTCTCGCCCGTCTCTGTAATGCCGAGGTCAAGTATTACCAGTTTTATATCATTATCTGGAGATGAGAGAACATCCAAAGACTTATCTATATTATCTACACATAAAACGTCAAATCCTTTCATTTTCATGATTTTTTCAAATACATTTTGTAATATTGAATCACTCTCAACCAATAGTATTACATCTTTTGCTTTCTCTTTTTCCGCTAAAGTATTTACTAACGCCTCTTTTAGCAAAGCATGTGGAAATATTACTATAATCTTCGTCCCTACACCCAATTTACTTTCTACTTTCATCCCCCCTTGATGTCCCTGAACTATACCTAATACTGTAG
It encodes the following:
- a CDS encoding response regulator, whose protein sequence is MNLEEHLKLLNEALQLAEIGIIRYRMDGEIIFVNQPVVELFELDTIYSSTEEIIGKNIFDIQRYILPPKLIRKRLQKEESIRSFEYPLETLRGNKKWFLHYSYLVKDETLQEPFIQVILQDITELKETKNNLESTVNRFEAILNLDNKIAIQSFDKNYNVIVWNKYSEMLYGLQREDVKKIDDLTACYTNEQITILKQQLQLLFNGKTAESLFCWDIQTKSGEEKWVHLTLIPVIRNNTVDEVICVQIDNTEEQKQRKEREKFLAQTEHVHRLESIGILAGGIAHEFNNILMGIMGHAELALMYGEQLPKRVQDNLEQIRRATERAAKLTKQLLTYAGKEKEIIQIFDFNDIANNAIELFCKSVPKNVRILQQIRPNLPLIEGDTAQIQQAITHILVNALEALKPDGGEIIIETGKKYLNETDLRQFKCSDRANPGEYAFISITDNGIGIKREDIERIFEPFFSTKFLGRGLGLASVSGVIRTHKGAIDIKSTEGGGSIFTLYFPAYTTQNIKTVTVKPTILVVDDEEELQKFFKIILQKENYNVICALNGYEAIDKVNAFHEQIKCIILDIKMPGIDGFETLRQIRQILPNVPVLVSTGYSDYNIDHLDADLKINDFLMKPFRAKDIIEKIKKII
- a CDS encoding ketopantoate reductase family protein → MHVLIVGAGALGCVVGGFLKKSGHNVTLLGRQELMEPIQREGLYISGIWGNHHILGLATSTTVLAEWKGLFDLIIIAVKSYDTEEAVKSILPILGSETFVCSYQNGLGNVETIAQYVGMERTIPARVIFGSRILKPGFVHVTVIAEPTALGRFKGGPEEAVVKNIAEQMDKSGIPTIYSDNIEGLIWGKVAYNSALNPLSAILDVPYGKLLDAEETQTMMKEVIYEIYAVASAKKIPMIIPTWEAYVQHLFYKLIPPTAEHYASMREDLRQGRKTEIDALNGAICKLGEIVGITCPTNTFLTRIIKSKEKVFSTQS